The following nucleotide sequence is from Mangifera indica cultivar Alphonso chromosome 1, CATAS_Mindica_2.1, whole genome shotgun sequence.
TAGGGTCCCTTAAGGTCATTCTTGTATGTGGTTCTGATTTAATCCAGTCCTTCAGCATTCCTGGATTTTGGATTCCTGGGCAGGTATTTACTTGTGCTATGTCTTCATTCATATGCTATAGGGGCGAATAAGATAAATGGAGCAGTGATTATAATGGTTCTACAAGGACGTGAAAATTCCATCATCTTGTAAATATGCAAGACCAGGCCAACCAGAATGTTCAGCATGGCCTTGAACCAGGGTAATATTAGTGGTTAAAACCGGTCCGAATGGCCGGTCTGgtccaattttcaaaaccatgGTCTTGCATTAGATGTGTATGTGTGAGCTAGAAAGCTCATTGTCTAATAGTTTTAACTTCAAGGTaaatgagaatgagagataAGTTGAACCGCTCATCACACAGAAAGGCTTGAAACTTTTCCTATTCTCTTCTCATTAATTCTTGTAGCCAATGTCAACCATATGATTTTTGGTTCTTTCAGGTAAGGATGATATGCAGAGATTATGGTGTGGCGTGCATCTGCAGAGAAGGACAAGATGTTGAAAAGATCATCTCGGACAATGAAATCTTGAATGAAAACAAGGTATTTTTTCAAACATGTTTTTGCATCCTCTACTGTGTTAATTGGTGTATTCTGAACTTCATGCCAATTGATTTGATGAAGATCTTGATTTTGTTCATAAATCATGGTAATCAGGTTACTGAACATGCTGTATAGAAAGGTGTTATTTGTCTACGATTCCAAATGTTGAATGATTAATCAATCACCATGAAACTTTTCGGAATTTAAAACCTTGTTTTTGACAATAGCTTCCGAATTGCTATTTTATTTCTGTACCATACATTGCATGCTCACACATCCAAGACTTGTTTAATTGAGTTTTCGCATTCACTTTCAGGCTAACATCATGGTCGTGGATGAGCTTGTGCCGAACCAAATCAGTTCAACAAGACTAAGGTGAGCCGGGCTTCCATATTCCGTAATTAAGATAGTACTCTGATTATGAATAACAGAATTCATATCAAGGGGACTTACACCTTTTTTTCCATGTGTTTCAGGGATTGCATTTCAAGAGGATTGTCAATAAAATATCTTACTACAGATGAAGTGATTGATCATATCAAAGAAAAGCAATTGTATTTGAACTCAGGTGACAATTGATCATCATCTTTTAACTTTGTACACAACAATTAACCacaattagtttataaatttaaggTGTCAagttttaaacatatattagtCATTAAGATCAGATCAACGTACGGTTGAATCGGATGAATCACAGTGGATTTTGGAATTGATGGGACCTTGAACATTTGAGTCCAAGTTTTAACAGAAATGAAGAATCtctttttgtaaaaatttgCTATTGATGGGACTTAAACTTGACACCCGACAAATGGATATGGTCATGTGTATCACCAATCCaaatttcattttgataaaatgtaattcgaattcaattttaCTCAAAAATCCATAATTGTTGaaactcaaattaagtttatctGATAAGGAATATGTGTCACATACCATCACacctagggctggactcgagccgagccagcttgagctcgagcttggctcggctcggttcgagcccgaaacgagccgggctctgctcggctcgatcgagctcgagctggctcggattgactcggtagatttttttaaaaaatttttatacaaaacgacgtcgttttgatccatatatatatatatataaaacggtgttgttttgatatgaaaaacgagccgaaaatgagctgaactcgagccggccatgaaaaaaccgagccgagcccgagcttggctcagctcgaatccagccctaatcaCACCATAATTCTATTTATCTAGTTTGACTGTCAACGGACCAGGTCAATGTTTGTTTCAAGTATGAAAACATTGGTCTTGTGCTTGTGTTCATTTGTGGCTCATGCAACCAGCAAATAAATACACTCAATATAAATGTATCTGGCATTGATGTCCCCACTGCTGGCAAATTATACTCATAATGGAAAATGTGCAACTGTTAGGAACCCACCATAATTTACGAACAAAGCTCAGTTCAAGAATTTGAGATCTATGAATGAATTGagatttaaacttgattcaaaaacaattttatattatatttgatttaaattagttaaaatttgaaattaacttatttataaaaatgaatctaATTTTTGACTTTGATCCTAACTAGACCGAATTCAAAGAACTAGGATTGAATCTAGCCCATGAGCCACGATTGACATGCCATTACTTGCAAAACacttaataacaaaaaaagttCAATAGGATAACAGCTGTTTCCTCCCAAGCTTTCTATTAGCAATTTCCAGGaaacataataatcaaatggttaaaattgaaactcTTTAATGAGAAGACAATTTGCTCAATTTCTCTTAAAATCACTTGAACTGAGAAAATGGATCGAAGGCTGGCAGATTAGCCTGGGAAGATGATCCACCAGTAGAGCCCGAACCTGAACCCGACCCATCTCTAAAGTATCCACCTATTGTAGGATCAAAAAATCCTTGTTGGGGACCTAAGTTATAGGCAGGCCCATAAGGCCCAGGAAGCCCAATTGGTCCGTAGTCCATCACACCACGCCTGAGAATGGGTTCTTTCTGCATTGAAGAACGCTCGGTCTCACTCTCTCGATAACGGTTCAGGAAAAGAGTGAGAGGCTCGACATAGTTATCGAAGCCCAATTTTCCCATGGCCCAAATCACATCCTCAGCAGTGATCGTCTTACGTTGCTCGCGGTGGCAACGTTCATTAGCTTCTCCCGTAATAAAGCTAATATACTCTGAAACACACTCCTGGACAGTCTCCTTAGCATCGTCGGAGATCTTTGCATGGGGAGGGAGTATCCGACGCATGATCCGGATCACATTAGCAATAGGCATGTATTGGTCTTGCTCGCGAATCACGCACTGTGGTGGTTGGGGGTCTTGTTGTTGCCCAACTGAGTTATTGTTGTTGATGCCGGCAGCCGGGGTGGTGGATTCATTCCTTGACTGGATGACCAAGTCTGAAACCAAAGAAAGAGATGTAAGAACATTAGTGAATTGCGTAAAATGAAACCATAACAAGTGAATAATTAAGAATAAGTAATATTGCCAGTACCCAGTAACCTTACTGGACCTAAAGCAGTCATAGAGACCAATTAGCCTTTAAACAATGCTTACGAATATTAAATACCGTCCATATCCTATG
It contains:
- the LOC123212664 gene encoding nicotinamide/nicotinic acid mononucleotide adenylyltransferase isoform X2 translates to MHLRMFELARDALNLAGYCVIGGYMSPVSDAYKKKGLISAEHRIKLCNLACKTSDFIMVDPWEANQNSYQRTLTVLSRIKNFLSETGLISRGSLKVILVCGSDLIQSFSIPGFWIPGQVRMICRDYGVACICREGQDVEKIISDNEILNENKANIMVVDELVPNQISSTRLRDCISRGLSIKYLTTDEVIDHIKEKQLYLNSGDN
- the LOC123230365 gene encoding nuclear transcription factor Y subunit B-9-like produces the protein MERQAGFNHYPNKLPRTTTTSDLVIQSRNESTTPAAGINNNNSVGQQQDPQPPQCVIREQDQYMPIANVIRIMRRILPPHAKISDDAKETVQECVSEYISFITGEANERCHREQRKTITAEDVIWAMGKLGFDNYVEPLTLFLNRYRESETERSSMQKEPILRRGVMDYGPIGLPGPYGPAYNLGPQQGFFDPTIGGYFRDGSGSGSGSTGGSSSQANLPAFDPFSQFK